A stretch of the Planctomycetota bacterium genome encodes the following:
- a CDS encoding alginate export family protein, translated as MLTTLAGGACCAIASAQAAAGNGDQAADAAPVAPVDIPPLVVDEPARPWRVQSALGLPAWIAIEGDHRTRYEYLEGRFRAGRSGSDQGFFFRTRVKLTVSAAEGGVGGFGPEAVVEFVDTRQALADEGSAISSTAVNPAEIVQAFGRLRFGDDASPFGIESFVQAGRFTLDLGSGRLIARHNFRNAFQTYTGVLAGVDGARGERLRAFWTLPSLRRPGNLDALLDNSVALDEEDIDVQLFGVYARLPVLGEPQAREPGRLIAAAAAEAFAYGLLEDDSTGRPTRNRNLATLGGRIVTRPTPGYADAELEAAVQFGSSRLSTSSTDDLNHLAFYTHAEVGYTLATAGPDTDRGTRLALEFDFATGDGDPDDGDNGRFDQLFGSRRGDFGPTGTFGPFGASNVIAVGYRVETDPTERLSIDIGQRWYWLADSSDAWPFAGLQDPTGASGRTLGTLPEVRVRYELVPGSVQLEAGAAILFKGDFARNAPAAPDDDTSVFAYASTTVRF; from the coding sequence ATGCTCACGACCCTCGCCGGAGGGGCGTGCTGCGCAATCGCGTCCGCACAGGCGGCCGCCGGCAATGGTGACCAGGCCGCCGACGCAGCCCCCGTTGCCCCCGTCGACATCCCGCCCCTCGTCGTGGACGAGCCCGCCCGGCCCTGGCGGGTGCAATCCGCCCTCGGACTCCCCGCCTGGATCGCCATCGAGGGCGACCACCGCACCCGCTACGAATACCTCGAGGGTCGATTCCGCGCAGGCCGCAGCGGCAGCGACCAGGGCTTCTTCTTCCGCACCCGCGTCAAGCTCACCGTTAGCGCCGCCGAGGGCGGCGTGGGCGGCTTCGGCCCCGAGGCCGTCGTCGAATTCGTCGATACCCGCCAGGCCCTGGCCGACGAGGGTTCGGCCATCAGCAGCACCGCCGTCAACCCCGCCGAGATCGTCCAGGCCTTCGGCCGCCTCCGCTTCGGCGACGACGCAAGCCCGTTCGGCATCGAGTCGTTCGTGCAGGCCGGCCGCTTCACGCTCGACCTGGGCAGCGGTCGCCTCATCGCCCGCCACAACTTCCGCAACGCCTTCCAGACCTACACCGGCGTGCTGGCGGGCGTCGACGGTGCGCGGGGCGAACGACTCCGCGCCTTCTGGACGCTGCCAAGCCTCCGACGCCCCGGCAACCTCGACGCGCTGCTCGACAACAGCGTCGCCCTCGACGAAGAGGACATCGACGTGCAGCTCTTCGGCGTGTACGCCCGGCTGCCGGTGCTCGGCGAGCCGCAGGCCCGCGAGCCCGGCCGGCTCATCGCCGCCGCCGCGGCCGAGGCCTTCGCCTACGGCCTGCTCGAGGACGATTCGACCGGCCGGCCCACCCGCAACCGCAACCTCGCGACCCTCGGCGGCCGCATCGTGACCCGGCCCACGCCGGGCTACGCCGACGCCGAACTCGAAGCCGCCGTGCAGTTCGGCTCCTCGCGGCTCTCGACGTCATCCACCGACGACCTCAACCACCTGGCCTTCTACACGCACGCCGAGGTCGGCTACACGCTCGCCACCGCCGGCCCGGATACCGATCGCGGCACCCGCCTCGCCCTCGAGTTCGACTTCGCCACCGGCGACGGCGACCCCGACGATGGCGACAACGGCCGTTTCGACCAGCTCTTCGGCTCCCGCCGCGGCGACTTCGGACCCACCGGCACCTTCGGCCCCTTCGGCGCCAGCAACGTCATAGCCGTCGGCTACCGCGTCGAGACCGACCCCACCGAGCGGCTCTCTATCGACATCGGCCAGCGCTGGTATTGGTTGGCCGACTCGAGCGACGCCTGGCCCTTCGCCGGCCTGCAGGACCCCACCGGCGCTTCGGGCCGCACCCTCGGCACCCTGCCCGAGGTCCGCGTCCGCTACGAACTCGTGCCGGGCAGCGTTCAACTCGAAGCCGGCGCCGCCATCCTCTTCAAGGGCGACTTCGCCCGCAATGCCCCGGCTGCCCCCGACGATGACACGTCGGTGTTCGCCTACGCGTCCACGACCGTGCGCTTCTGA
- a CDS encoding GC-type dockerin domain-anchored protein has protein sequence MMNECVESDLVGARRGVGGWRRTVAGGVVLTVAMAAPGQVPAFDVISSSPGFGDGNDAVLRFSGVDGSFIEVFADFDSSTLFDPRDVVMRGPFGDADANIFVNTGTNEVFEYTPSGGFVGVFSVLTTSAGTGGTPLPPSQGPGGGVWGPGGNFFIGSRDDGTVIEIDGADGMQIGPVFDPVAADIEFPRGFVFLPDGDLVIGNGALAPSAGGTGGGTLLRIDGDTGAITTLVDNTTDPAPGAVIDADLSPLDVILSPDATQIVLSSEAPFGDPDAVTSVRTYDPDTGELLAVFDPGIDPDTGERFLLAPRGMGFGPDGLLYVSSTGADTIVRFDPATGELVDKFIAFPGLSGQALEFVLVCASVADVDGDGALSAADFADFSAAFDAGDAAADLDGDGELTIFDFLAFGNAFAAGCR, from the coding sequence ATGATGAACGAGTGCGTGGAATCGGATCTGGTCGGAGCGCGGCGGGGTGTCGGGGGATGGCGGCGTACGGTCGCCGGCGGCGTGGTGCTCACGGTCGCGATGGCGGCGCCCGGTCAGGTGCCGGCGTTCGACGTCATTTCCTCGAGTCCGGGCTTCGGCGACGGCAACGACGCGGTGCTGCGCTTCAGCGGCGTGGACGGCTCGTTCATCGAGGTGTTCGCCGATTTCGACAGCAGCACGCTGTTCGACCCGCGGGACGTGGTGATGCGGGGTCCGTTCGGCGACGCGGACGCCAACATCTTCGTGAACACGGGCACGAACGAGGTGTTCGAGTACACGCCGTCGGGTGGATTCGTGGGTGTCTTCAGCGTGCTGACGACGTCGGCGGGCACGGGCGGCACGCCCCTGCCGCCGAGCCAGGGGCCGGGCGGCGGCGTGTGGGGGCCCGGGGGCAACTTCTTCATAGGGTCGCGGGACGACGGCACGGTGATCGAGATCGACGGGGCCGACGGCATGCAGATCGGGCCGGTGTTCGACCCCGTGGCGGCCGACATCGAGTTCCCGCGGGGATTCGTGTTCCTGCCCGACGGCGACCTGGTGATCGGCAACGGGGCCCTCGCGCCGAGCGCCGGCGGCACGGGCGGCGGCACGCTGCTGCGGATCGATGGTGACACGGGCGCGATCACGACGCTGGTCGACAACACGACCGACCCTGCGCCGGGTGCCGTGATCGACGCGGATCTCAGCCCGCTGGACGTGATCCTGAGTCCGGACGCGACGCAGATCGTGCTATCCAGCGAGGCGCCGTTCGGCGATCCCGATGCCGTGACCTCCGTGCGGACCTACGACCCCGACACCGGCGAACTGCTTGCGGTGTTCGACCCGGGCATCGATCCGGATACGGGCGAGCGCTTCCTGCTCGCGCCGCGGGGGATGGGCTTCGGACCCGATGGCCTGCTCTACGTCTCGAGCACGGGAGCCGACACGATCGTGCGGTTCGATCCGGCGACGGGCGAACTGGTGGACAAGTTCATCGCGTTCCCGGGGCTGAGCGGGCAGGCGCTCGAGTTCGTGCTCGTGTGCGCGTCGGTGGCCGACGTTGATGGGGATGGCGCGCTGTCGGCGGCGGACTTTGCCGATTTCTCCGCCGCCTTCGATGCGGGCGATGCCGCCGCCGATCTGGACGGCGACGGCGAGCTGACGATCTTCGATTTCCTGGCGTTTGGCAACGCGTTCGCGGCGGGCTGTCGCTAG
- a CDS encoding PQQ-dependent sugar dehydrogenase → MNRHAIRPVALAVLASVATACAQQPIEGPVPITGETPNATGYAIEVVLDGLDHPWAIAWLPDGRQIITERPGNVLLVDGSDIEYVEGAPPAAPLGQGGLMDVALHPNFATNNVVYFTYASGTARANRTIMARGTLALDADGGPRIDGLEEIFRVAHDKRGGQHFGSRILWLPDGTMLVSIGDGGNPPVRLGDDWIRNTAQSLDHHFGKTLRLNDDGTPADGNPFAVGDGATGIAATVYTYGHRNIQGMARNPETGTIWATEHGARGGDELNRITPGSNYGWPLATYSREYRGPRISDTTTLEGGVQPDVVWTPCIAPSGLAFYTGDQFEDWQGDLFAGGLILEQIRRVDLDGDDVVKIETIPIGKRVRDVRQGPDGFLYVLTDEQQGQLLRLVPSEE, encoded by the coding sequence ATGAACCGACACGCCATCCGACCCGTCGCCCTCGCCGTCCTGGCCTCCGTCGCCACCGCCTGCGCCCAGCAGCCCATCGAGGGCCCGGTGCCGATCACCGGCGAGACCCCAAACGCCACGGGCTACGCCATCGAGGTCGTGCTCGACGGCCTCGACCACCCATGGGCCATCGCCTGGCTGCCCGACGGCCGCCAGATCATCACCGAACGCCCCGGCAACGTGCTGCTCGTGGACGGCTCGGACATCGAGTACGTCGAGGGCGCGCCCCCCGCCGCCCCGCTGGGCCAGGGCGGCCTGATGGACGTCGCGCTGCACCCCAACTTCGCGACCAACAACGTCGTCTACTTCACCTACGCCAGCGGCACGGCCCGGGCCAACCGCACGATCATGGCTCGCGGCACGCTCGCGCTCGACGCCGACGGCGGCCCGCGGATCGACGGCCTCGAGGAGATCTTCCGCGTCGCCCACGACAAGCGCGGCGGCCAGCACTTCGGCAGCCGAATCCTCTGGCTGCCCGATGGCACCATGCTCGTCTCCATCGGCGACGGCGGCAACCCGCCCGTGCGGCTCGGCGACGACTGGATCCGCAACACCGCCCAGTCCCTCGACCACCACTTCGGCAAGACCCTCCGCCTCAACGATGACGGCACGCCGGCCGATGGCAACCCCTTTGCGGTCGGCGACGGCGCCACGGGCATCGCCGCCACCGTCTACACCTACGGCCACCGCAACATCCAGGGCATGGCCCGCAACCCCGAGACCGGCACCATCTGGGCCACCGAGCACGGCGCCCGCGGCGGCGACGAGCTCAACCGCATCACGCCGGGCTCCAACTACGGCTGGCCGCTCGCGACCTACTCCCGCGAGTACCGCGGCCCCCGCATCAGCGACACCACCACCCTCGAGGGCGGCGTCCAGCCCGATGTCGTCTGGACGCCCTGCATCGCTCCCAGCGGCCTGGCGTTCTACACGGGCGACCAATTCGAGGACTGGCAAGGCGACCTCTTCGCCGGCGGGCTCATCCTCGAGCAGATCCGCCGAGTCGACCTCGACGGCGACGACGTCGTCAAGATCGAGACCATCCCCATCGGCAAGCGCGTCCGCGACGTCCGCCAGGGACCCGACGGCTTCCTCTACGTCCTCACCGATGAGCAGCAAGGCCAGCTGCTGCGGCTGGTGCCGTCGGAGGAGTAA
- a CDS encoding MATE family efflux transporter, translated as MPTDRPRRASHAGRLARLSAALDWRNAVGIVDILRQPADDARGLDEQGRLRSGRLKGLSMAAAIWVLSWPILVESALNALVGLTDTLLTSEMDSVEGAASAVQAVDAISAASFIMWFIGLAIMALGTGATAIISRSIGKGRTGVANAALGQCLLLCVIIGALVGGIVALSTLFLPDLMGLEGEGAEAFRAYMLIIAAFVPTAGILFGGIACARGAGDSVRPLWAMIARNIVNIIASWALSGVDISIAATATDGEIMRTVLLENPFGFDMGIVGIALGTVLGDCVGAAIILWMAFSGTWGIRLKLRRLRPHWHTARRLIRLGLPNYAETMGMWAGNFMVVFMVGHIAIRDAAGEVLSNAGTLGSHMWAIRIEALSFLPGFSMGIAAATLAGQYLGAGSPRHAIRAVIICAAIASTIMGLIGVALILFPHEITRALTPVPEHLRQVPPLLYVCGFIQVPFALAIVFRQALRGVGDVRVVMGLTWFTTYGVRLPAAYLVSGVRIPLPDGTELPNPLGELMGWDPSLTRMWIAMCGELIIRGIVFTVRFGQGTWTKLEV; from the coding sequence ATGCCGACGGATCGACCACGCCGAGCAAGCCACGCCGGCCGCCTCGCCCGCCTGAGCGCGGCCCTGGATTGGCGCAACGCCGTCGGCATCGTCGACATCCTCCGCCAGCCCGCCGACGACGCCCGGGGCCTGGACGAGCAGGGCCGCCTCCGCTCGGGCCGGCTCAAGGGCCTCTCGATGGCCGCCGCCATCTGGGTGCTCAGCTGGCCCATCTTGGTCGAGAGCGCCCTCAACGCCCTGGTCGGCCTGACCGATACGCTGCTGACCAGCGAGATGGACAGCGTCGAGGGCGCCGCCAGCGCGGTGCAGGCCGTCGACGCCATCAGCGCCGCCAGCTTCATCATGTGGTTCATCGGGCTGGCGATCATGGCGCTGGGCACCGGCGCCACCGCCATCATCAGCCGCAGCATCGGCAAGGGCCGCACCGGCGTCGCCAATGCCGCCCTGGGCCAGTGCCTGCTGCTGTGCGTCATCATCGGGGCGCTCGTCGGCGGCATCGTGGCGCTGTCCACCCTCTTCCTGCCCGACCTCATGGGCCTCGAGGGCGAGGGGGCCGAGGCCTTCCGCGCCTACATGTTGATCATCGCCGCCTTCGTGCCCACCGCCGGCATCCTCTTCGGCGGCATCGCCTGCGCACGCGGCGCGGGCGACTCGGTCCGCCCCCTGTGGGCCATGATCGCCCGCAACATCGTCAACATCATCGCGAGCTGGGCCCTCAGCGGCGTCGACATCTCCATCGCCGCGACGGCCACCGACGGCGAGATCATGCGGACGGTGCTGCTCGAGAACCCCTTCGGCTTCGACATGGGCATCGTCGGCATCGCGCTCGGCACCGTGCTGGGCGACTGCGTTGGCGCCGCGATCATCCTGTGGATGGCCTTCAGCGGCACCTGGGGCATCCGCCTCAAGCTCCGCCGCCTCCGCCCCCACTGGCACACCGCGAGGCGGCTGATCCGCCTGGGCCTGCCCAACTACGCCGAGACCATGGGCATGTGGGCCGGCAACTTCATGGTCGTCTTCATGGTGGGCCACATCGCGATCCGTGACGCCGCGGGCGAGGTCCTCAGCAACGCCGGCACGCTCGGTTCGCACATGTGGGCCATCCGCATCGAGGCGCTCAGCTTCCTGCCGGGCTTCTCGATGGGCATCGCCGCCGCCACCCTCGCCGGCCAGTACCTGGGTGCGGGCAGCCCGCGGCACGCGATCCGCGCGGTCATCATCTGCGCCGCGATCGCCTCGACCATCATGGGCCTCATCGGTGTGGCGCTCATCCTCTTCCCCCACGAGATCACCCGGGCCCTCACGCCCGTGCCCGAGCATCTCCGGCAAGTCCCGCCGCTGCTCTACGTCTGCGGCTTCATCCAGGTGCCCTTCGCGCTGGCCATCGTCTTCCGCCAAGCACTCCGCGGCGTCGGCGACGTTCGAGTGGTCATGGGCCTGACCTGGTTCACCACCTACGGCGTCCGGCTGCCGGCGGCCTACCTCGTCTCGGGCGTCCGCATCCCGCTGCCCGACGGCACCGAGCTGCCCAACCCCCTTGGCGAGCTCATGGGCTGGGACCCGAGCCTCACACGCATGTGGATCGCCATGTGCGGCGAGCTGATCATCCGCGGCATCGTCTTCACCGTCCGCTTCGGCCAGGGCACCTGGACCAAGCTCGAGGTCTAG
- the ahcY gene encoding adenosylhomocysteinase, translating into MTTLTTDIATTERGQLQYKVADLALAESGRNEIRLAEQEMPGLGALKEKYGTSKPLAGLKVAGSLHMTVQTAVLIETLAELGADVRWCSCNIFSTQDNAAAAVVVGRPETGGTPESPKGIPVFAWKGESLAEYWWCTRQMLTWPDGSGPDQIVDDGGDATLLLLKGKEFEDAGSVPDFNEGVEPEEYKHILETIRSTIAETPGWFQKVVPGIKGVSEETTTGVHRLYQFAESGTLPFPAINVNDSVTKSKFDNVYGCRHSLIDGLNRATDVMLSGKVAVVFGYGDVGKGCVQSLKGQGCRVIVTEVDPICALQAAMEGLEVLTMEDVVETADIFITSTGNKDIITLEHMKRMKDKAVVGNIGHFDNEIQMEKLARDPDVERRNIKPQYDEFYFKSMDKSILVLAEGRLLNLGCATGHPSFVMSASFTNQVIAQIELHENNEDYKNKVYVLPKHLDEMVARLHLDKLGVKLTKLSQEQAEYIGVPVEGPYKPEHYRY; encoded by the coding sequence ATGACGACGCTGACGACGGATATCGCGACGACCGAGCGGGGCCAGCTGCAGTACAAGGTGGCCGATCTTGCGCTGGCCGAGAGCGGCCGCAACGAGATCCGCCTTGCCGAGCAGGAGATGCCCGGGCTCGGGGCGCTGAAGGAGAAGTACGGCACGAGCAAGCCGCTAGCGGGTCTGAAGGTCGCCGGCAGCCTGCACATGACGGTGCAGACGGCGGTGCTGATCGAGACGCTGGCCGAGCTGGGTGCCGACGTGCGGTGGTGCTCGTGCAACATCTTCAGCACGCAGGACAACGCCGCCGCGGCGGTCGTGGTCGGTCGCCCCGAGACGGGCGGCACGCCGGAGAGCCCCAAGGGCATCCCGGTGTTCGCCTGGAAGGGCGAGTCGCTGGCCGAATATTGGTGGTGCACCAGGCAGATGCTGACGTGGCCCGACGGCAGCGGCCCGGACCAGATCGTGGATGATGGCGGCGATGCCACGCTGCTGCTGCTCAAGGGCAAGGAGTTCGAGGATGCGGGCAGCGTGCCGGACTTCAACGAGGGCGTCGAGCCCGAGGAGTACAAGCACATCCTCGAGACGATCCGCAGCACGATCGCCGAGACGCCGGGCTGGTTCCAGAAGGTGGTGCCGGGCATCAAGGGCGTCAGCGAGGAGACGACGACGGGTGTGCATCGGCTGTACCAGTTCGCCGAGAGCGGCACGCTGCCGTTCCCCGCGATCAACGTCAACGACAGCGTGACCAAGAGCAAGTTCGACAACGTCTACGGCTGCCGGCACAGCCTGATCGACGGGCTGAACCGCGCCACGGACGTCATGCTGAGCGGCAAGGTGGCCGTGGTGTTCGGCTACGGCGACGTGGGCAAGGGTTGCGTGCAGAGCCTCAAGGGCCAGGGCTGCCGGGTGATCGTGACCGAGGTCGACCCCATCTGCGCGCTGCAGGCGGCGATGGAGGGCCTCGAGGTGCTGACGATGGAGGATGTCGTCGAGACGGCCGACATCTTCATCACGAGCACGGGCAACAAGGACATCATCACGCTCGAGCACATGAAGCGGATGAAGGACAAGGCGGTGGTGGGCAACATCGGCCACTTCGACAACGAGATCCAGATGGAGAAGCTCGCCCGGGATCCGGACGTCGAGCGTCGGAACATCAAGCCGCAGTACGACGAGTTCTACTTCAAGAGCATGGACAAGAGCATCCTGGTGCTGGCCGAGGGCCGGCTGCTCAATCTCGGCTGCGCGACGGGCCACCCGAGTTTCGTGATGAGCGCCAGCTTCACCAACCAGGTGATCGCGCAGATCGAGCTGCACGAGAACAACGAGGACTACAAGAATAAGGTGTACGTGCTGCCCAAGCACCTCGACGAGATGGTTGCTCGGCTGCACCTCGACAAGCTGGGCGTCAAGCTGACCAAGCTCAGCCAGGAGCAGGCCGAGTACATCGGTGTGCCGGTGGAGGGGCCGTACAAGCCCGAGCACTACCGATACTAG
- a CDS encoding prepilin-type N-terminal cleavage/methylation domain-containing protein — protein MRAAFTLIELLVVVAIIALLLGILLPVLAGAREAGRTTLCLSNLRQSYLICAQYADAYGGRGPAIGQPYGSTPNWALVVQFEANGGQGTNPGEIYNEESVLVCPACQAQTAERMTRTYAMNATGHAGAPGDRDDYDAGVTSINFDLVAEPSTTPLIVDAAQLEPAPGLPPPTRTASVLDFRNQAHVEQRLGFWHADGRAFHAVRFDGSARPATEVDPRWLEPLP, from the coding sequence GTGAGAGCCGCCTTCACCCTCATCGAGCTGCTGGTCGTCGTGGCGATCATCGCGCTGCTGCTGGGCATCCTGCTGCCCGTGCTCGCCGGCGCCCGAGAGGCCGGCCGCACCACGCTCTGCCTGAGCAACCTCCGCCAGAGCTACCTCATCTGTGCGCAGTACGCCGACGCCTACGGCGGCCGCGGCCCCGCCATCGGCCAGCCCTACGGCAGCACGCCCAACTGGGCCCTGGTCGTCCAGTTCGAGGCCAACGGCGGGCAGGGGACCAATCCCGGCGAGATCTACAACGAGGAGAGCGTCCTCGTCTGCCCCGCCTGCCAGGCGCAGACCGCCGAACGCATGACCCGCACCTACGCGATGAACGCGACCGGGCACGCGGGCGCCCCCGGCGACCGCGACGACTACGACGCCGGCGTCACCTCGATCAACTTCGACCTCGTCGCCGAACCGTCGACCACGCCACTCATCGTGGACGCCGCGCAGCTCGAGCCCGCCCCCGGGCTGCCGCCGCCGACTCGGACCGCCAGCGTCCTCGACTTCCGCAACCAGGCGCACGTCGAGCAGCGGCTGGGCTTCTGGCACGCCGACGGCCGCGCCTTCCACGCCGTCCGATTCGACGGCTCGGCGCGCCCAGCCACCGAGGTCGATCCCCGCTGGCTCGAGCCGCTGCCCTAG
- a CDS encoding aquaporin: MANPLPVARLRRVAPALLAEFLGTFALCFFGCGSVVVASMPETDGYAYGKLLTIALAHALVLVVFVTAMLPVSGAQFNPAVSLALFALNKQNLIKAASFIATQLFAAACGVGMLVLLIGEEPVRAATAGATIGTRTEAGDVLAVLGLEFFATFALMYAILMVIVDGRGKGWHNPIVGGLVVGGIVAVCILSIGPLTGASMNPARSFGPALYGYWAMHWAYWVGPITGSLAAALVYGVLGRVDPNRSI; encoded by the coding sequence ATGGCCAATCCCCTCCCGGTCGCCCGGCTCCGACGCGTCGCGCCGGCCCTGCTCGCCGAGTTCCTGGGCACGTTCGCCCTGTGCTTCTTCGGCTGCGGCTCGGTCGTCGTCGCGTCGATGCCCGAGACCGACGGGTACGCGTACGGCAAGCTGCTGACCATCGCTCTCGCCCACGCCCTGGTCCTCGTGGTCTTCGTGACCGCGATGCTGCCGGTCTCGGGTGCGCAGTTCAACCCGGCGGTCTCGCTCGCGCTCTTCGCGCTCAACAAGCAGAATCTCATAAAGGCCGCCAGCTTCATCGCGACGCAATTGTTCGCCGCCGCCTGCGGCGTGGGCATGCTGGTGTTGCTCATCGGCGAGGAGCCCGTCCGCGCCGCCACCGCCGGCGCCACCATCGGCACGCGGACCGAGGCCGGCGACGTGCTGGCCGTGCTCGGGCTGGAGTTCTTCGCCACCTTCGCCCTCATGTACGCCATCCTCATGGTCATCGTCGATGGACGCGGCAAGGGCTGGCACAATCCCATCGTCGGCGGCCTCGTCGTCGGCGGCATCGTTGCCGTCTGCATCCTCTCCATCGGCCCGCTCACCGGCGCCTCGATGAACCCCGCACGCAGCTTCGGCCCGGCCCTCTACGGGTACTGGGCCATGCACTGGGCCTACTGGGTCGGCCCCATCACCGGATCGCTTGCCGCCGCCCTCGTGTACGGCGTGCTGGGCAGGGTCGATCCCAACCGCTCAATCTAG
- a CDS encoding S8 family serine peptidase gives MARLETEAADRSGRAQPDLAGIMVVEVDDAAIADVARTLQASPLVEYVYYERLGMPPPGTAALGPVAGAGFAAGGSPGSGDGCSDLMPLTPDFRGFQGYHEADPGIDMVSAWAHPGGRGEGVRVADCEYWFREGHEDLCGVIPEPGHTPDPEIFVLGWEEHGTAVLGQITGGDNGYGVTGLVPDAQALFFPEWTIEGGSRRIGAISSAIGAVDAGDVVLLEMQTVGPGGDFAPAELDPTVWVVTRVGADRGVIMVAAAGNGAQDLDSPAYAGYRDRGDSGAIIVGAGSPDRRHDALFFSTFGSRVNVQGWGSNVFTTGYGDFARPGGDPDQGYTGFFGGTSSASPIVASAAASLQGIAKARGALLSPEEMRDLLVSTGVPQGAGGHIGPLPDMAAAIDALLAGLCAADFNGDGALDAFDFLEFQAAFDGGDARADIDTDGSLTLYDFLAFFNAFESGCG, from the coding sequence TTGGCAAGGCTGGAAACAGAGGCGGCGGATCGCAGCGGCCGAGCCCAGCCCGATCTGGCGGGAATCATGGTGGTCGAAGTCGACGACGCGGCCATTGCGGATGTGGCCCGGACGCTGCAGGCCTCTCCGCTCGTCGAGTACGTGTACTACGAGCGTCTGGGCATGCCGCCGCCGGGGACGGCAGCGTTGGGGCCGGTTGCGGGTGCTGGCTTCGCGGCCGGCGGTTCGCCGGGTTCGGGCGACGGCTGCTCGGATCTCATGCCGCTGACTCCGGACTTCCGCGGCTTCCAGGGATACCACGAGGCCGATCCGGGGATCGACATGGTGTCGGCGTGGGCGCACCCGGGCGGCCGGGGCGAGGGCGTGCGCGTCGCGGATTGCGAGTACTGGTTCCGCGAGGGTCACGAGGACCTCTGCGGCGTGATTCCCGAGCCGGGGCACACGCCGGACCCGGAGATCTTCGTGCTGGGCTGGGAGGAGCACGGCACCGCGGTGCTCGGGCAGATCACCGGCGGCGACAACGGATACGGCGTCACGGGGCTGGTGCCCGACGCCCAGGCGTTGTTCTTTCCCGAGTGGACCATCGAGGGCGGCAGCCGCCGGATCGGCGCGATCTCGAGCGCCATCGGCGCGGTGGACGCCGGCGACGTCGTGCTGCTCGAGATGCAGACCGTCGGCCCCGGCGGCGACTTTGCGCCCGCCGAACTCGACCCGACCGTCTGGGTCGTGACCCGCGTGGGTGCCGACCGGGGCGTGATCATGGTGGCGGCGGCGGGCAACGGCGCCCAGGACCTGGATTCGCCCGCGTACGCCGGGTACCGCGACCGCGGCGACAGTGGGGCGATCATCGTCGGCGCCGGCAGCCCGGACCGCCGGCACGACGCGCTCTTCTTCAGCACCTTCGGCAGCCGCGTGAACGTGCAGGGCTGGGGCAGCAACGTGTTCACGACCGGCTACGGCGACTTCGCCCGCCCGGGCGGCGATCCCGACCAGGGCTACACCGGCTTCTTCGGCGGCACGAGCTCGGCCTCGCCCATCGTGGCGTCGGCGGCGGCGTCGCTCCAGGGCATCGCCAAGGCCCGGGGCGCGCTGCTCTCGCCCGAAGAGATGCGGGACCTGCTCGTCTCGACCGGCGTGCCGCAGGGCGCGGGCGGGCACATCGGCCCGCTGCCCGACATGGCGGCGGCGATCGACGCCCTGCTCGCCGGCCTCTGCGCGGCGGACTTCAACGGCGATGGTGCGCTGGACGCGTTCGATTTCTTGGAGTTCCAGGCGGCCTTCGACGGCGGCGACGCACGGGCGGACATCGACACCGACGGATCGCTGACGCTGTACGACTTCCTGGCGTTCTTCAACGCGTTCGAGTCGGGCTGCGGCTGA